From a region of the Streptomyces venezuelae genome:
- a CDS encoding MarR family winged helix-turn-helix transcriptional regulator, translating to MEANVASAEHGPPLDHVARIQADWRRERPDLDVGPQGVIGRLHRLADRLGAELRLVYDRYGLSEGEFDVLCALRRAGEPFERAPGELAAHTMVTTGAMTKRIDRLERSGLVTRRRSDDDQRGRIVALTPAGRDLVDRAFTDHMRNEHRLLDLVTPEEAAALETLLTTWQSRLEG from the coding sequence ATGGAAGCAAATGTGGCGTCCGCGGAGCACGGCCCACCCCTGGATCACGTGGCCCGGATCCAGGCCGACTGGCGCCGTGAGCGGCCCGACCTCGATGTCGGCCCACAGGGCGTGATCGGGCGACTGCACCGCCTCGCCGACCGCCTCGGTGCCGAACTCCGCCTCGTCTACGACCGCTACGGCCTCAGCGAAGGGGAGTTCGACGTCCTGTGCGCACTGCGCCGAGCAGGGGAGCCCTTCGAACGGGCGCCGGGCGAGCTCGCCGCGCACACCATGGTCACCACCGGTGCGATGACGAAGCGGATCGACCGCCTGGAACGGTCCGGACTCGTCACCCGCCGGCGCTCGGACGACGACCAGCGCGGCCGGATCGTCGCCCTCACCCCGGCCGGGCGCGACCTCGTGGACCGGGCGTTCACCGACCACATGCGCAACGAACACCGGCTGCTGGACCTCGTGACGCCCGAGGAGGCCGCCGCGCTCGAAACGCTGCTCACGACCTGGCAGTCCCGACTGGAGGGCTGA
- a CDS encoding EamA family transporter, giving the protein MEANMRWVALTAVAPVAWGANYFVTHAYLPADHPLYGAALRALPAGLVLLALCRRRPHGAWWGRSAVLGLLNVSVFFFLVFTASQLLPTSVAATVMAVSPLIMMLAAWPLVGERPGVAHLAGAVTGLGGVCLMLLGGTGGISVPGVLASAAAVLVSSVGHVLAKRWNAGSDGTGGIADGGVLASTAWQLTAGGLLLLPVAVAVEGAPPPVSPSALLAFCYVGLVATALAFAAWFAGLRRLPAGTVGLIGLLNPVTGVLLGTVVAGEVLTGRQLCGLALVLGGVALGLPPRQGPPGRRRSPGARKVGRRTAAGTSTAGRGNGHLRNTSAIAKTHAGRFVASATARARPAANPERATASPSRGPADSAA; this is encoded by the coding sequence ATGGAAGCAAATATGCGCTGGGTGGCCCTGACCGCAGTGGCGCCGGTGGCCTGGGGAGCCAACTACTTCGTCACCCACGCGTACCTGCCGGCCGACCACCCGCTGTACGGGGCCGCCCTACGGGCGCTGCCGGCCGGCCTGGTCCTGCTTGCCCTGTGCCGCCGGCGGCCGCACGGCGCGTGGTGGGGGCGGTCTGCGGTGCTCGGGTTGCTCAACGTGAGCGTGTTCTTCTTCCTCGTGTTCACGGCCTCCCAGCTGCTGCCGACGAGTGTGGCCGCGACCGTCATGGCGGTCTCCCCGCTGATCATGATGCTCGCCGCCTGGCCCCTGGTCGGCGAGCGGCCCGGCGTCGCCCACCTGGCGGGTGCCGTGACCGGGCTGGGCGGGGTGTGCCTGATGCTGCTCGGGGGCACGGGCGGGATCAGTGTGCCGGGTGTCCTGGCCTCGGCCGCCGCTGTGCTGGTGTCTTCCGTCGGCCACGTCCTGGCCAAGCGGTGGAACGCCGGCTCCGACGGCACCGGCGGCATCGCCGACGGCGGTGTGCTCGCCTCGACCGCTTGGCAGCTCACCGCCGGAGGCCTGCTCCTGCTGCCGGTGGCCGTAGCCGTGGAGGGCGCCCCGCCACCGGTGTCGCCGTCGGCTCTCCTCGCGTTCTGCTACGTCGGCCTGGTCGCCACCGCGCTGGCCTTCGCCGCCTGGTTCGCCGGGCTGCGCCGCCTGCCCGCCGGAACGGTCGGCCTGATAGGGCTGCTCAACCCGGTCACCGGTGTACTGCTCGGGACGGTGGTCGCCGGCGAGGTGCTGACGGGCCGGCAGCTGTGCGGACTGGCACTCGTACTGGGCGGGGTCGCTCTGGGTCTGCCGCCGCGGCAGGGCCCGCCCGGCCGGCGTCGGAGTCCGGGCGCGAGGAAGGTCGGGCGCAGGACGGCGGCGGGAACCAGCACCGCGGGCCGGGGGAACGGTCACCTGCGCAACACCTCGGCCATCGCGAAGACCCATGCGGGCAGGTTCGTCGCGAGCGCCACGGCCAGAGCCCGGCCGGCTGCGAACCCCGAGCGGGCGACGGCCTCCCCGTCCCGGGGACCGGCCGACTCCGCCGCGTAG